Genomic DNA from Vanrija pseudolonga chromosome 3, complete sequence:
TGAGGAGGTGCAGGAAGATGCCTCGTGGGTCGGGCTTCTTGGCGTAGACGCGAGCACAGTAGCTGAGTGGGTCAGACTGCGTTCGAAACCGGGTACCCACGCTTCCGCTGCAGCGTAGTCCTTCAGCTTGTACGCGTAGATCTGGAGAGCCTCGTCGTGGTTGCCCATGCGGCCAAGTAAGATTGCCCGGGCCTCGGGCATTTCTGGCGGGTAAGCTACGAACCCAGACTTCAAACGCACCCTCTGGCTTGAGCTTGCTGAGGAGACGGTACGCGCGGTagtgcgacgacgagttgagGAAGTCGAGGAAGTGGTGGTACTTCTTCTCGTGGTCGTCCACCTGCCGCGCTCGGGACAGGtacagctcggcgagcttgtcgtgGAAGTCTGGGTTGGTGTCTCCCAGCTCaacaaggtgctcgaggtaTGTGACTGCCGACTCGGCATTCTCCTTCTCAAGGAAAGCGACGATGTCGGTGCGGGGGAGCGCGTccacctcgggctcgtcggcagtgAAGATCTGCGTGGGTCAGCGTTACATACACGGCCTACCCACCTGCAGAGCTCGCTTTGGGTCCTCCTTGAAGATCCACTTGGAGGAGTCGAAGATCAGCTGGAGATGCTTCGGACCGAGCTTCTGGAGGTAGCGAATTGTGGGAGGATATCTGTCCAGtgggtcgtcctcgtcctttgCCTGCCTGGCAGGTTAGCGACGCTCTCTAGGATAACCCACTCCGAAAGCATTGCAATCGCCTTGTCATGCATCTGCTTCTGCATGTAAAGATCGCGCAGGTCGTCAAAGCGCTGCCAGGTGAGCCAATGTCCATTATTCGCCACGTACCATCTTCTGGCGCAGTAACGGCTCCACTTCTGCCACATCACACCAGTTCTCGATGCGACACAGActgccgacgaggctgggccgcgcgacgaggtacACCTTGAGCAGGGATGTGTAGACGACCTGTGCTGTGCGAAGGAGGTCGATGGGTGAGAGGTCCGTCAGCGGGCCATTGGGCAGCGAGTGCACCTCGGCTGCATGGAGCGATGACAGCGGCGTGAGGTCGCCCTCGGAAGGCAGTGGCTGGCCCAGGGCTGGGATAGCACCGGCCAGCTTCTGTCGTCTATCGGAGAGGTAGTAGATCAGCTCATCGATGGCCTTGCGTGGTAATGTGACTGGCGGGTCAGAACCTTACGGGGCACTTAACCCACCTTCGCTGGAGCTCGTCTCTTCCTTCAATGTTGGGCTCGTCGGAGCCGCTTCCTCCTTCACTCCACTGGCGACCGAGCGCAGCGTCTCATTGCTGCCCTTGCGTAACAGCGATAGGTGTGGCTTGAAGGCCGGCTTTGCCGGCTCTTCGCTCGTGGCTGGTGGCGGGTCTATtctcgcgccgtcgacagcaCCGAATAGTGACATCCACTGCTTGCGTGGGACAGCGAGGTTGCCCGAGATCGTGTCCTTGGGGAACagggcgacgaccttggccgGGTGGACGTTGTGCACCACGAACGCCTCCATCGCCGACTTGTAGTCGCCGTGGGCGAACTGGATTAAGCCTTGGAGGATGCGGAGGTGGGGCAGGCGTTGTGACTGGGTGTCAGCTCGAGTTCCAACTTGTGCTAGCTCACTGGTTccaggccggcgtcgccgaccgcctcAACGAGGCCAATGGCATCTACCACACGTCCATCACGGACGAGatcgtcgacctgctcgccgaTATTTGGTGCAGGCAGCTGCCAGATGGTACTTCCCTCCGCTGCCAGAAGGGCGCGGtcagtcggcgtcgacacgagAAGCAACCTTGGCAGGGGCTTGCCCTCGCCTGTGGCCGTCGACAACCCTACCGTCGGGCAGGTGATGTTTAACACCccggccgagggcgaggggaaGGTTAGTGTCTGTCGGTGAGCCAAGGTCGGCGCGAGGTGTACGTGGATCGAAGGAAGGGGGACGGAGTGCGCGTTGACGGACACCGGAGGAACCACGGAGTAGATGTATGGGTTTGCGAAagctgcggtgtcagctcgGCCCGGGCAAATGGCATAGCTCACCAATGCCGTCGGGGGTCGCGGGCCAGTGTAGAGACTGCTCGCGGGTAAAGTTGCCTTCTGACGAGAAGAAAACGCCGGCGTCATCGCGGATGAGTAACACCTCTCCACCGACAGTCCGCGTGCCGACTGGCACCGGCGCGCTCTTgccaagcaggccgccgaggccagaTAAGCCGTAGCTCGATGTCGAGGCGGGGAGCGACGGGGCGGCCGTCTTGCCCGCTACTGGCGGATATCCTGTCGACGGGAGCTCGGTGACCGTCAACCGCTCGGCAGGGGGCACGCCAGCGCGGATGCTGAGGAtcacggacgacgacggcgtgtaTAGCAGGTGCACGGCGCCGGGGATGTCGGCGTACACTGGTGCGGGGAAGATgactcggcgcggcgagtgggGTAGGGAGAGTTCCTGGGGGTGGTGAATAACGGGTCCGTTATCGACATTACTCACCCATAGCTCGCCGAGGTTCTTGCCGGCGCCGTAGACGACGACCTTCTTCCAgcacccgacgacgaggatgtcgcgggcggccttggcgccgtccCGCGCCTCAAAGTACGTCGTGGCTGCGAAGGCGTGCGCGTACCGCGCGCCCGTGAGGACCGTAGAGTTGCCCTTTGCTGTTGggttgtcgagcttgtcgagcttgatGAGGGTGACGACTGTGTCTGCGCGGGGTTAGCGACGGGCGCGGGATGAGATGGCGATGGGGGCAGCTTACCgatgaggacggcgagctggcccgCTTCGGAGAGCACGGCGATCTGCTCTATGGCCTTCTTTCCGAGCGTGTGCGTGCCGCTCAGgaccggctcggcggcgcccaaGTCGTACACGCGCAGCGTTCCGTCCGCGCACCCGGCATACAGGGTCGTTTCTGTTGTCAGCTGCCTGCAGCAAGGAGCAAGGACCCACCATGCTGGTGCAGCGCGGTGATGCGCGCCTTTGTTGCCTGGAGCAGCGGGGAGAGGGACAGGCTGCCCATTGCGCTGCTGTGGATGGATGGCGATGCGATGAGATGACAATAATCGAGCGAGGTTGAGATGGCGTCGCGGTGCCGAGAGGGGTAATCCGTCGCCAGTTGGAAAGGTGGAGGGTGACCAGTCAGTGACGTCGTAGCGCGTCGCTGCGACATTGCACTCTGTCAGTGTGTTGTGTCTTCCTCGAATCCATGTCCATCAACCTCACAACAACGACTCTGTTTACACTTCAAGCAGCACGCTCGACTCGCTATATACTATCACGCAGCAGCATCCTTCGTACTCCGACCCACCGCACCATACACAACAACCGCTTCGCCACCACGATGCCGTTCACCGAcccggcgtcgctgcctACGATTGCCGATCTGCCCGCGTCCGACGCCAAGCCAAAGTACAAGCCTGACGCCTCGATCAACAAGCGCGTCAGCATCTGGCGGGGTGAGTGCTGTGTtgggcgacgccgacactgACAAGAAGGCGACatcaccaagctcgaggtgggTATCGAGGAAGGAGGCCCGTGCCGCACGTGGACTCGGCGTGTTCTACACGCGCTGAGGCTTCTGTACTGCCTGGCGCCTAGCACAGCGCGTAGCTGACGGAAACTCAGGCCGACATGATTGTGAATGCCGCAAACAAGGTAGGTCCTACATTGACATGCCAGGGACGATGACTGACGCCCACGCGTAGAGCCTCcttggaggcggcggagTCGACGGGGCGAtccaccgcgccgcgggccCAGGCCTTCTCCGCGAGTGCCgcaccctcggcggcgctAACACgggcgaggtcaaggccacGGACGGTTACAATGTGAGTTGCGGCCGCGGAGAGAGCCGTGGTAAAGCTGCAtggagtggtggtgggtggtggcacaAACCTGACGAGAGCGGCCTTACGAGGTCGAAGTCGCGGAGATGGAGTCGAACGCCGCTATGCTCCGCCCGAAGTCCGTCCGTGCTGGTCCGTGCTGACGGCTCCCTCTTTTCTTACTTAGCTTCCGTCCAAGCGGGTCGCGCATGCCGTCGGGCCCATTTACGACGAAGATGAGGCTGATCTgtgcgaggaggagctcacAAGCTGCTACAAGCGCTCGCTTGAGCTCTGTGCGACGCACGGAGGCGGAAGCATAGGCTTCTCGAGCATCTCGACTGGTATTTGTGAGTCGAGAGTCGTGAGCCAGTCGGCTCGGGCCGAGTAAGACCGTGTCCAGAGCGTGTTCGTCCGAGCGTGTGAGCACACTCGCACGAGCTTGCGCAGCGCACAGTGCCAGTGCGGGGGTAGAGGGGTCCCGCTGGAGAAGCAACAACCCAAAAAAAGTTGCCGATGAACTGACCGCGGCGGCTAGACGGATACCCGATTGTGGATGCCACGCGCGTTGCGCTCGAGACGACTCGCAAGTTTCTGCAGGAGGACACATCGGTGAGTTGAGTTGGGGttggtggcgagggtggcgacAGGCCCTGTCCTGTGCCTCCTCGGGTGGGATGAGCGCGGATGggatgccgccgcgccaggtGGCGGCAGCCGTCACTGTCCCAGATTGAGGTCCCGCGGAATCGTGATTTCGCAGCTCACACGACTGGGGCTCTCACGACGACCGACGGACCGACTGGACGTAACTGATGCATCCGTCTCCAGGTGACTCGAGTTGTCTATGTCGTCTTTTCCGAGCGGGATCAAGAGGTGTATGAGACGCTGGCACCAGAGTACTTCCCCCCGGTTAGTGGGgatgccaccgccgccactgccacagCGACTcagggcggtggcgagtAGCAACCAGTagcaagcagcaagcaaATACTAGCGCGGTAGTGATGTATGGAAGCAGTGTTTAGTGAtcgcgcggcacggcgctaGGAGTCATAGCGGCGAGGGGAAAGGCATGCCAagcaacagcggcggcggcgatgtgACGTCGAAGGAAGCGGAAGAAGGGGGAAGTGGAGTGACTGCTAGCGTCACGGACAAGTCAAGGCAGGCTAGTGGAgacgctggcgctggcgttgTTGACAAGATGCTACTGCGGTGAGGTGCGGGCAAAGGTCTGTCGTCACCTGCCCTGCGATGCCTGCTGCGTGGGTCGGGGGCCCATGGCCGCCATTCATTCCAGTGCGACCCAATGCACGTCACGAGCGAAACGGTGCAATCATCATCATCCCCTTGTTGCCCCTTGAGATGGAGCAGCGAGCTAATGGCGTGGGCAACGATGACACTGTCGTCAAGCTGGCGCCGTCTGCTGTAGCTTGTTTGTGTTATTCGGTAAGCAAACACCCAACTGGCCAATGGAGCGGTGAGTTGCATGCGCCACTTTTGgacgccaacgccagccagccaagcaGCGTATTCCCAAcccatggcgacgacgcaaaCATGAGCACCACTGCCCCGTGGCTGGCTGGATCTGGCATCTGGCTGGGGCGACGCCTGGGTGACTATGCATCCGGTGCCCAGGACCATGGACATGGATGCGCCCCTTCCGTGGCTCTGGCTCCAAAAAAGAGGAGCGCTGACGCATCCACCAACGCACGTACATTCGCGACGATCTTATTCCCGCTGGTAACATGCATGGCATCATGGGCCATGGGCGTGGGGCGGATGGGCGGGAGTTTACTTGACACGGCTCCAAAGTATCGGGATCGCGGAGTTGGAGGGTTGTTGGGTTGCTGGGCGATCGTCGCTCAGCTGCCCCCTGCCTTGAGCGGCCAAGCCCAGCATGCCCATTAGCCGGGCTATAAACTGCTCCATCCCTGCCAGCGCGGCTCCGATGCGCGCCCAAAACAATTGCCCATGGGTGCCAAATAGGTCCCGCCAATATCTTGGCCACCATTGGACAACAAAGTAATCGCTCAAATTTTGATGCCGTTGGCAAGGCGGCAAGGGGGGAAGAGAGCAAGCAGCATGCAGTGCCTGGCGTGTTACGAGGGTCaaaggggggaggggagatcgagcaggcaggcaacgACAGGGCCAAACGGAGCCGCTTGTCAAACCGTTGCGAGGGTCACTGAGAAACCAGGACAGACGCAAGCAAGGCAAgcacaggcaggcaggctgcaCAGGACGCATCCTGCCAGAGAGGGAGGACGGACGAGagaagcccgccgccgccgctgcacgcACACATACGCTAGCCGCCAGGGTGAGGGACAGTTGGCCAGCGAAACAAACTAGGATCAAATGGTTACGAGGCGgatgccaccaccaccaccactgctgctgcaccccCCCCACCCAAATCCTTCACATCGTCTCTCCCATCCCATCAGTCAAGTCTTCATCAGcccatcaccatcaccactCGCAGCGCGTTctcggcgcctcgtcgtctcgcatcgtcgtgtcgtctctgtcgcgtcgcggccgtgcacacactgctgttgctgctgtctGCGTAACTGCGTAACCTTTTCACCACACTCCCATATTTTCTTCCGCCCTGGCACGCAGAGTCGAGGTCTCCTCACCCAGCCACCCAGCGACCCAGCCCACGACAAcccgcccacccagccagTTAGCCAGACCAGACCCAGCGGGCCGCTCCAGTcgccgtctcgtctcgtcttcCTTTCTACGACTACATCTTCGTGTCGCTTGCAGCAGCTTGCAGCAGCGCTCTCGCTCCACGCCCGTGGCGTTGTGCGTCTTCGccttgcctcgcctcgcgcccgcgccaaTCCATCCCACGACGCCCAACCCAGCAGTGCATCTCGGCGCCACCCGTCGCCCAGAAGCCTAGTCTAGAGTGAGTCTGGCTGCAGCAACCTGCTGCACCACACTGCCATCAATAAATCGTGGCAATGGCTCGAGAAGCCTCGCTTCCTTctctgccgcgccgcgtcgcttTTGTTCATCACTGACACCATCTTCAGCACCCCCCATCCCATCACTTGACACCACTCTTAACCCCCCACGGTTGCGATGCTTTTGGAAGACTGAGACGACCTCCGTCGACTAGTCGGCACCACACCTCTACAGCCTCCGGGTTACTAGAGGCATTCCTACTCTGTGGCAGCATTCTAGCCCCATCGTCTTCAATCTACTCGCTCGTATCGCGTTCAAaccaaccccaaccccatTAAGACTACTACTCTTCCTCTCTACCACCACAGTCTCCCCGTCACACAATGACATCCACACACCCTCtcacccactcgcccgtGCCGCAGCCGGCAAAGAAGCTGCGCCCCTGTCTCTCGCCCACAAGGTTCGGTCGATCCATCACTGTGTGTGAGACCCAGAGCATTCACGTGGCtatctcgacctcgcgctcgccatcggtcgcctcgacctcatcaAGCATCTACACCGAGGCCTCTGAGGGCCTCGCGCGTCGCCCGTCCAAGAGCGTCCGCTggaagggcgaggacggcaccTGTGACGTATCGGTGAGTTTGTTACTGTTACTGCAAAGGACGCCCAGGCTGGCCAGTGCACGCTTGCTGACGCAATTCGCTCAGTCCTACTCGGAAACCTGGTCTGCTACCGAGTACGACCGCACGCCGCTTGCGCCTCCTTCGGAGGAAGAACGTGCTTGTGTCCTTCCTGCCCGTGGCTCGCGCTGTCTCTCGACATTATGGAACGGtggcgatgccgacgacgccgccgaggccgacgaggaatCCGACGACGTCTACCAGCCCCCGTCGCCCTTTGCGACCCCCgaggactcggactcggatGCCGACtgcgaggaaggcgacgagTGGTCCGAGTGCTTTGCTCGTCGCCAGATGATGTTTGCTCGCATGTGCCCGCTCGGTCGCCAACCTCAGTTTGAGGGTTACCGCTCCCTGTCTCAGACCCTCACCGACCTGCTGcgctcggtcggcgccgactcTTCGTCTGAAGAAGAGGACGctgacgaggtcgagggcgaggacgacgcggcgaccaCCCCGCGTGTTGCCCACACCCCCGTCGGCGACagcaccgaggaggaggacgaggacgagtctGAGCCAGAAGACCACGGCTTCCCGATCACCGGCCTCACTGGCCTCACCGTCACATCAGCCTCCTCATTCCCCTTCACCGACCTGTTCCACCGTCTTCGCGAGAGTAGCGAAGACTCGGACGACCCGATTGGCACGCCGTCGCTCATCTCGTctgccgacagcgacggcgagcactCTCGCCTGGCGAGCCCCAGGGGCTCTGCCGTCGACTTCCTtcccggcggcgctgccgtcTGGAAGGGCGTCTCGCccgtgcgcgtcgagcgccagctcgcccccACGACCGACTTGTAGCATATCGCCCCCGCACTATAATCGGTAGCTGCTacgcctccctcccctcgactcgacgaggtcTGGTACTTTGTCGTCCATCCTCATCGGTACACCACCTGTACCACCTTCACACACCCCCACACATTTTCGCATTCCATCCTCCACATTGCATATTGCATGGTCCCATGTTGTGTTCAATAGCCAACCCGATGACCCGTGAACGAGACCCGGCGAGAAAGACCACCCTGCATGCATGTTCCTACCCAGAGCGAGAGtgcggcagcgagcgagcagagcgagccagcggggATGTTGGGGGAGATTGGGCGTGGGGCGAGGCGTGGGGCACTTAGCTGCACTTAGCTGACGCTGGACTGACATCCATGGGGCTCAGTTTGGCaccaagcagcagcgcagcagcgagcaccgagcacgagcgcacTGGCGTGGGCATGGAGGCACGCAATGGGAGCGGGTAAGCTTGTGCAGATAACAAAGAAGTGTGGGGCAGCGCCGGCATGTGTGAGTAGCCTAAGCGTAAGCGGGGCGGGTGGGAGGAGCCTGCAGGCATCGGATGGCGGATATGGTGCGGATCGTGCGTGCGGTGCGGATGGCTTTGTGCTCGGAATGGCGAGTTGCGCTGCGGGTGCCAAGTCAAGGTAAGGTCACAGGCGTGCAACGATGTACATAGGCGAGAGGTCTCGTGCGCCGGCCTTGTGTCCGATCCGCGAGTCGAGCCGCCTCGGTTGACAATGTTacagaggaggagggctCACGTGCTGCCTTGTAACGAGAGCACAAGACAGTTCACATGTTgccttgttgttgtgggGAGGATACGTTGTGCCACCCACGGGAGGAGACGAGGGCGCGGGGCAACACCCAAGGcatggctggcggcgggcatgGCCGAGAATGGTAGGCAAGGCGAtttgccgccgtcgccgtctcaAACCTGCACCCACCCTGCACCATGGGGTATGGTAAGCAACAACCCAACCACGCCTCCACTTCCTGCATCACACTATCAAGATGAGCACGtacggccgcgaggccgccgtcgcggtccTCGCTGGGCCGAAAGACAcccgcgacgcggcgccagctGGCGCTGCGTCGCCCGACActggcggtgctgctgcctcccccgacagcgccgagcccgccaccgccggcccgacgacgctcgcgtccctcccccccgagctcctcgaccacaTCCTCTCCCACGTCcccccgcgccagcgccagcgcgcggccctcgccctctcccaGGTCCTTCGCCACCATGCGCCGGACACGCGCCATATCTGGGCGCATATGCCCGTTGGCTCGGCACGCCAGGTCATGCCCCTCTGGCGCAGGCTGATGGTCGAGCAGAacaaggcgcgcggcgggggcgcgggggTCGTCAAGACTTTTGGAATGGTGAGTCCGCCgtgcgccgaggcgaggcgcgcgcagcgcgccgaggggatTGGGTGTCGGCCGGGGTGTTCGATGTGAAGCGGGGTGCGGCTTGGCGTGCGTCGAAGTGTGCGATGGAAGACATctcaccgccctcggcccactcggccCAGCCAGTCGTCACGAGAGGCAtgcgccccgcccccactgctcgctcgctcgcgacgtcacgtgcgcgcgtgctcgcccgctcgaccCGCTATGTCGGGCCGAGGGGGCGAGAGCGAAGCCGAGAGAGCGCACGAGTGCGAGCTCGCAAGCACGTCGTGCCTTTGCGCGTCTTCTTGTCGGCTTCGACGCCTCGTGCTTGCCCGCGCCCAGTGCCCTCGCCTGGCGCGCACAGCCCTTCTCCGCCCGTGCACGCACAGCAGCTCACACCCGCAGGAATcgtggcgcggcgacgccgacattcTCAACAAGTAAgtcgcggcgtggcgtgtgcGCGCGCCTGTGCGCCTGTGCGCCCCGCAACCATTACCCatgctcacacccccagcgcGCTCCGCTGCATGCCGTACATCAacaccctcctcgtcaacgtcggcACAAACTTTGCCCCCGAGCACCTCCAGGAGATGTTTGAGCGGCCCCGCCCGCAGATGGAGCGCATGGAGATGCGCTTCAGGCCGTATGTCGAGCAGGCTTCGTATTACCAGTTTTTGaagggtgagtggcggcggcgcgaggcacccagcgccgagctggtcAGAGCGCATCGTGGCGTGCCAAGACCTGCCACAAGCACCGGCAAGCAGCAGctaacccccaccccagGCTCCTACTtcgacgctgccgtcgaAACCCTCTACAAGAACTGGCCCGAGACGCCCTCCTTCACGCACATCTCCCTCGTACAGGACCTGCCCCCGCGCgtgacggcgccgccgacgcgcgcccactcgcccgcgccgtcgctcgccaaCAGCTTTGCCGACCTCAGGCTCGTCAGCCGGTTCCCGACGGCCGCAccaagcgccgcgacgagtgTGGCGGGCAGTGTGGCACCGAGTGCTGTGGCCAGTGCTGCGGCCAGTGCCGCTGGTAGCGTCCCGACTAGCACCGCTGGCAGCGTCCCGCCCAGCACCGCAGCCAGCGTTGCCAGCGGTGCCGCAACCCCCGACGCCGGCTCCGACACCGAGTCGGGCAACTCTGGCTCGGAGGAGTcgaccaccccgcccacgtCCTtgtccgaggccgacgactcgCTCGAGTCCAAGGGCTTCACCCGCAAGGGCCCGTTCCCCTACCTCTCGGAATGCCTCCAGCACCTCAAGCCCAAGACGTTTGCCCAGCCCATCGTGTTCTTCGACATCAAGTGCATGGCGCGTTtcggcgctgcgccggtCGCGAAGCACCTCACGCACCTGCGTCTGCGTGTGCCAAGCCGCGACCTggccctcgtgctcgtctccccgccgcccaacaCGCGCCTCTTCCCGTCGCTGCGCTACCTCGACCTGTCGACCAGCAAtgtccgcctcgacgccgtgttcgCCACCCTTCTGCGCCAGTacgagcgccttgagcacATCGTTCTCGACCGCGTCAACCTCTTTGCCTTCTCGGCGAGAGAGCGCGGCAACGACATGTGCAAGGAGCTCGGACAGCTGTGTGTCGGCGCTGGACTCGCCcgcggcaaggagcgcgagcgcctgaTTGCCGCGTGGgacacggcgcagcgcacgcgCGTGGCGCAGCAGGAGATTGCGCTCCGtcaggccgcggcgcgccgcgcgtcagAGGACGAgtctgacgccgacgagg
This window encodes:
- the Macrod1 gene encoding O-acetyl-ADP-ribose deacetylase MACROD1, giving the protein MPFTDPASLPTIADLPASDAKPKYKPDASINKRVSIWREGDITKLEADMIVNAANKSLLGGGGVDGAIHRAAGPGLLRECRTLGGANTGEVKATDGYNLPSKRVAHAVGPIYDEDEADLCEEELTSCYKRSLELCATHGGGSIGFSSISTGIYGYPIVDATRVALETTRKFLQEDTSVTRVVYVVFSERDQEVYETLAPEYFPPVSGDATAATATATQGGGE
- the VPS39 gene encoding Vam6/Vps39-like protein; amino-acid sequence: MGSLSLSPLLQATKARITALHQHETTLYAGCADGTLRVYDLGAAEPVLSGTHTLGKKAIEQIAVLSEAGQLAVLIDTVVTLIKLDKLDNPTAKGNSTVLTGARYAHAFAATTYFEARDGAKAARDILVVGCWKKVVVYGAGKNLGELWELSLPHSPRRVIFPAPVYADIPGAVHLLYTPSSSVILSIRAGVPPAERLTVTELPSTGYPPVAGKTAAPSLPASTSSYGLSGLGGLLGKSAPVPVGTRTVGGEVLLIRDDAGVFFSSEGNFTREQSLHWPATPDGIAFANPYIYSVVPPVSVNAHSVPLPSIHVHLAPTLAHRQTLTFPSPSAGVLNITCPTVGLSTATGEGKPLPRLLLVSTPTDRALLAAEGSTIWQLPAPNIGEQVDDLVRDGRVVDAIGLVEAVGDAGLEPSQRLPHLRILQGLIQFAHGDYKSAMEAFVVHNVHPAKVVALFPKDTISGNLAVPRKQWMSLFGAVDGARIDPPPATSEEPAKPAFKPHLSLLRKGSNETLRSVASGVKEEAAPTSPTLKEETSSSEVTLPRKAIDELIYYLSDRRQKLAGAIPALGQPLPSEGDLTPLSSLHAAEVHSLPNGPLTDLSPIDLLRTAQVVYTSLLKVYLVARPSLVGSLCRIENWCDVAEVEPLLRQKMRFDDLRDLYMQKQMHDKAIAMLSEQAKDEDDPLDRYPPTIRYLQKLGPKHLQLIFDSSKWIFKEDPKRALQIFTADEPEVDALPRTDIVAFLEKENAESAVTYLEHLVELGDTNPDFHDKLAELYLSRARQVDDHEKKYHHFLDFLNSSSHYRAYRLLSKLKPEEMPEARAILLGRMGNHDEALQIYAYKLKDYAAAEAYCARVYAKKPDPRGIFLHLLKLYLRPKPPQDVLIQPALSLVGRHGTRIDAREVLDLLPPLVPVKDLHDFFLRTLGESRTRRNEHRIMRGLLQARKQQVERLVVGLEVKRVRVTDQRTCPQCQKRLGQSAIAVHAPRGEVTHLHCKDQFSAKLAKLRE